Proteins co-encoded in one Aspergillus luchuensis IFO 4308 DNA, chromosome 6, nearly complete sequence genomic window:
- a CDS encoding uncharacterized protein (COG:Q;~EggNog:ENOG410PU7S;~InterPro:IPR002925,IPR029058;~PFAM:PF01738;~go_function: GO:0016787 - hydrolase activity [Evidence IEA]) gives MDNILAKPTDLCCLKGDFHNGEPTGSFAQIEGIDTYIARPHPERSNGNVILFFPDAFGLHINSFLMMDAFAECGYLTLGVDYFLGDPVSKYSTTPLSDPNFDFEGWKARHLTASEGVAARWVNGVKARYGTTEDVKFACVGYCWGARFVCQQLSAEGICKAGGIAHPSFLKESDISKVNGPCSTKIQSLHGC, from the exons ATGGACAATATACTCGCAAAGCCCACCGACCTGTGCTGCCTGAAAGGCGATTTTCATAACGGAGAGCCTACAGGGTCATTTGCACAGATTGAGGGCATCGACACGTATATCGCCAGGCCGCACCCGGAGAGGTCCAACGGCAatgtcatcctcttcttccccgacgCGTTTGGTCTGCACATAAATAGCTTCCTGATGATGGACGCTTTTGCCGAGTGCGGCTATCTGACGCTTGGTGTTGATTATTTCCTTGGG GATCCTGTCTCAAAGTACTCGACGACACCGTTGAGTGACCCCAATTTTGACTTTGAGGGTTGGAAAGCGCGACACCTCACGGCTTCTGAAGGGGTCGCTGCTAGATGGGTGAATGGCGTCAAAGCGAGATACGGCACAACCGAGGACGTCAAGTTTGCTTGCGTGGGATATTG TTGGGGTGCCCGATTTGTTTGCCAGCAGTTGTCTGCGGAGGGAATTTGCAAAGCCGGGGGTATCGCTCATCCCTCCTTCCTCAAGGAAAGCGATATCTCCAAAGTGAATGGTCCGTGTTCGACGAAGATTCAGAGTCTTCATGGGTGCTAA
- a CDS encoding uncharacterized protein (COG:C;~EggNog:ENOG410PVRY;~InterPro:IPR017938,IPR012675,IPR001041,IPR017927, IPR006058,IPR005302,IPR011037,IPR039261,IPR036010;~PFAM:PF00111,PF03473;~go_function: GO:0003824 - catalytic activity [Evidence IEA];~go_function: GO:0009055 - electron transfer activity [Evidence IEA];~go_function: GO:0016491 - oxidoreductase activity [Evidence IEA];~go_function: GO:0030151 - molybdenum ion binding [Evidence IEA];~go_function: GO:0030170 - pyridoxal phosphate binding [Evidence IEA];~go_function: GO:0051536 - iron-sulfur cluster binding [Evidence IEA];~go_function: GO:0051537 - 2 iron, 2 sulfur cluster binding [Evidence IEA];~go_process: GO:0055114 - oxidation-reduction process [Evidence IEA]) codes for MPQRTGIQSTRNIPKEAVSTLEHAPVPEKSVVLQVRAGKVQKGALGGEITSAIYKQEHDGPIFCSSTGFTGDEHASWRHGGTERAVHQYNPDHYADWQAESAPEPHLYQIGAYGENLVTTNLSEDNVCIGDVFQLGNDVLLEVSEPRHPCHKLNSRFRWQRALNRTIRTGRSGWNMRVLRTGHVCKGDSITLIRRPFPRWSVLNVQRVIRGKQVPLHLLAECTQLPMTDLFLGLTKDRLTQAPKTYTLVDAQYVTPRVRKLTFELKEPIVLTNPGFDPYAFAQITFGPRSAFSRSYSIVNGDLHKFSLGVALDRQSRGGSVYLHNELKIGDEIGMAPGTNPKAQENDAKCDQSLTCVVIVGGVGITAFLPSIRDWESKGVPYLIYYAVRTPEEAAFLDQLPADKTILYVSSRGKRLDIRSVIPKPGPDNAHQARIFSCGPSRMMQECARITSDLGYPEHMIHFEDFGGSEGGNLGDAFEVEVDEPDTNRHEMLTVPSNKTLLDVLNEAGFDIVYSCKSGACGACKVKVCQGEVDYKSTALLVKEKGIALQSCVDRGVGKLKIEVD; via the coding sequence ATGCCGCAAAGAACGGGTATCCAATCCACCAGAAACATCCCGAAGGAGGCTGTCTCCACGCTTGAGCATGCGCCCGTTCCTGAAAAGAGTGTTGTTTTGCAGGTGCGGGCGGGGAAGGTGCAAAAAGGAGCCTTGGGAGGAGAAATAACCTCCGCCATCTACAAACAGGAGCACGACGGGCCCATCTTTTGCTCTTCGACCGGCTTCACTGGGGATGAACATGCTTCTTGGAGGCACGGTGGGACGGAGCGCGCAGTACATCAGTACAACCCAGACCACTACGCGGATTGGCAGGCAGAGAGCGCCCCAGAACCGCATCTGTACCAGATCGGGGCCTACGGGGAGAACCTGGTTACGACCAACCTGAGTGAAGACAACGTGTGCATTGGGGACGTATTCCAGCTCGGCAACGACGTTTTGCTGGAGGTGAGCGAACCGAGACATCCATGTCACAAGCTCAACTCCCGCTTCCGATGGCAGAGAGCGTTGAACCGTACAATACGGACCGGACGGTCTGGCTGGAACATGCGCGTTTTACGGACTGGACATGTCTGCAAAGGCGATTCAATCACGTTAATCAGGCGGCCGTTCCCCCGGTGGTCTGTTCTGAACGTACAGCGAGTTATCAGAGGAAAACAGGTCCCTCTCCACCTGTTGGCGGAATGCACCCAACTTCCAATGACAGATTTATTCCTAGGTCTGACCAAGGATCGATTGACGCAGGCTCCAAAGACCTATACGCTAGTTGACGCTCAGTACGTCACACCGCGCGTCAGGAAGCTCACGTTCGAGTTGAAGGAGCCTATAGTTCTCACGAATCCTGGATTTGATCCTTACGCTTTTGCTCAAATTACTTTTGGGCCACGCTCTGCATTTTCTCGGTCGTATTCGATCGTCAATGGCGATCTGCACAAGTTCAGTCTTGGAGTGGCCCTCGATCGTCAATCACGGGGCGGTTCAGTATACCTTCACAACGAGCTAAAAATCGGGGATGAGATCGGGATGGCCCCGGGGACGAACCCCAAGGCGCAAGAAAATGACGCAAAATGTGACCAGAGTTTGACCTGTGTTGTCATCGTTGGGGGCGTCGGTATAACCGCTTTTCTCCCGTCGATCCGTGACTGGGAGAGTAAAGGTGTGCCATACCTTATTTATTACGCCGTGCGAACTCCGGAAGAGGCTGCGTTTCTAGACCAACTCCCTGCAGACAAGACTATACTATATGTTAGTTCAAGGGGCAAACGGCTTGACATTAGAAGTGTCATTCCGAAGCCCGGCCCGGACAATGCCCATCAAGCCCGTATCTTCTCGTGTGGGCCATCGCGCATGATGCAAGAATGTGCACGGATCACCTCCGATCTCGGGTACCCAGAGCATATGATTCATTTCGAAGACTTCGGGGGCAGCGAGGGCGGTAACCTGGGTGATGCGTTCGAGGTTGAAGTCGACGAACCAGACACGAACAGGCACGAGATGTTGACAGTCCCTTCGAATAAGACTCTGCTCGATGTCCTGAATGAAGCAGGGTTTGATATCGTATACTCATGCAAGTCTGGCGCCTGTGGTGCTTGTAAGGTCAAGGTGTGCCAAGGAGAAGTTGACTACAAGAGCACAGCGCTCCttgtcaaggagaagggaattGCGTTACAGAGTTGCGTAGACCGTGGTGTTGGAAAGCTCAAGATAGAGGTAGACTGA
- a CDS encoding ATP11 family protein (BUSCO:EOG09264BIX;~COG:O;~EggNog:ENOG410PN42;~InterPro:IPR010591;~PFAM:PF06644;~go_component: GO:0005739 - mitochondrion [Evidence IEA];~go_process: GO:0065003 - protein-containing complex assembly [Evidence IEA]) — protein MAYLRSSAFKSLLRTRASSLCPQQRRWAQVHDVRFLATHHDPNQVLDRYRSKLKQKAQAEGHQDIDSLKEAYKEKIEEYRHKATTPLTPEPPKSSPSPSSTGPSPPPPPPTPQARAASSATSTGIRPLDSFIDVEKVRSLPPKEIEAIWRLRFANNSHSVCAVIPVETYQRIVSAARQNPQFVLPLPRTQSEAQTAEENAEAAKGGADIHFLQWGFHPPASPTASSAASANDHTSTIIFTALASYQLHGSYAQPHTTVTHYLDLADEKGLVLMNGQVMPDSGVSATDATWLVSCVQRFYDFGGQANGRKGELLQAFTRGDVQNFKVEDLMAEAEKL, from the exons ATGGCGTATCTCAGATCTTCTGCGTTCAAGTCCCTGCTGAGGACTCGGGCATCCTCCCTATGCCCTCAGCAAAGGCGCTGGGCCCAAGTGCACGATGTCCGCTTCCTCGCCACACACCACGATCCCAACCAAGTGCTGGACAGGTACCGCTCGAAACTCAAGCAGAAAGCCCAAGC AGAGGGACACCAAGACATCGATTCTCTGAAGGAGGCCTacaaggagaagattgaAGAGTACCGTCACAAAGCAACAACTCCTCTCACTCCAGAGCCGCCCAAGTCCTCGCCCTCCCCGTCCTCGACCGgcccttcaccccctcctcctccacctactCCCCAGGCTCgcgccgcctcctccgccacatcGACTGGAATCAGACCTCTTGACTCGTTCATCGATGTCGAGAAAGTGCGCAGCCTCCCGCCCAAGGAAATCGAGGCCATCTGGCGTCTTCGTTTTGCCAACAACTCTCATTCGGTCTGCGCCGTAATTCCGGTAGAAACATACCAGCGCATCGTCTCCGCCGCACGCCAGAACCCCCAATTCGTTCTTCCCCTACCCCGTACGCAGAGTGAGGCGCAGACCGCGGAGGAGAACGCAGAAGCCGCCAAGGGCGGTGCGGACATTCATTTCCTCCAATGGGGTTTCCATCCTCCAGCGTCTCCGACCGCTTCTTCCGCTGCTTCGGCCAACGACCACACTTCCACGATCATTTTCACAGCGCTGGCTTCGTATCAGCTACATGGCTCGTATGCGCAGCCGCATACGACGGTCACACATTATCTGGATCTGGCGGATGAGAAGGGTCTGGTTCTGATGAATGGTCAGGTGATGCCTGATTCCGGAGTATCTGCGACAGATGCCACCTGGCTGGTTAGCTGTGTTCAGCGTTTCTATGACTTTGGGGGTCAGGCGAATGGACGGAAAGGCGAGCTTCTGCAGGCGTTCACTCGCGGTGACGTGCAGAACTTCAAGGTTGAGGACTTGATGGCGGAGGCCGAGAAGTTGTAA
- a CDS encoding uncharacterized protein (COG:I;~EggNog:ENOG410PWA5;~InterPro:IPR023606,IPR003673;~PFAM:PF02515;~go_function: GO:0008410 - CoA-transferase activity [Evidence IEA]), producing MASDARKQESQDGYGPGTVVDTDFLPVPAECCRLLRILAAKTPGFTKDEALLDGVVFHGNDLPCIPGPIKSQAVTAVLHAMVGIVGLEILHLRGINTTPVTYIDVDHAGLYPATPALVNVDGHTGPSILKLPTVPQWDKDRASNSPLVYRATAIYETADKGVWFQLHGSLDSWKMLALLGIGRDLDAEIRTNDAAYTLIQERVRTHRAREIEQLMVEKGLSGSIVFSPEGWRQTEMGRSLSRHPLINYRQQGQCPKLEPPAFPEVDDKRPLAGIKVVELVRIIAGTAAGAALASMGAEVIRVNSSKLKDYTPAQPSSLMAGKITIDLDLDEPADHGKLIRLFEQADVILQGYRLRSLERRGFGLQAALRMANKRGKGIIYVDENCYGPDGYYAERPGWQQVADAAAGSSYVMGQSFSYPPGQGVLPSLPISDMSTGILTALTIMCALRDRAKFGGSYHGHSSLTAYNMVTLDPDVRLYQREIVRKINDKYQFPAWSSDAHVAPLYYSVLDAWDEHSDLIKNEKYYVHFSNSVFGSDLRVLAPVVRYAEQEYSPRWKSPPVPFCHHQFTDFSQA from the coding sequence ATGGCATCCGACGCTCGCAAGCAAGAATCCCAAGACGGCTACGGGCCCGGGACTGTGGTTGACACGGATTTCCTACCAGTTCCAGCGGAATGCTGTAGACTGTTGCGCATTCTCGCCGCGAAAACACCTGGTTTTACCAAGGATGAGGCTCTACTCGATGGAGTAGTCTTTCATGGCAATGATCTGCCGTGCATCCCAGGACCCATCAAGTCTCAAGCTGTCACAGCAGTTCTGCATGCCATGGTCGGCATTGTTGGTCTTGAGATCCTTCACCTTCGTGGCATTAACACCACTCCCGTTACCTACATCGATGTCGACCACGCAGGGCTATACCCAGCTACTCCAGCGCTTGTCAATGTCGATGGACACACGGGCCCAAGTATCCTCAAATTACCGACGGTGCCACAATGGGATAAGGACCGGGCTTCCAACTCACCGCTCGTGTACCGCGCGACAGCCATATACGAGACGGCTGATAAGGGTGTCTGGTTTCAGCTTCATGGCTCGCTCGATTCGTGGAAGATGCTGGCCCTCCTTGGCATTGGCAGAGACCTTGATGCTGAGATCCGCACCAACGATGCCGCCTATACGCTCATCCAGGAACGCGTCCGCACACATCGTGCGCGGGAGATCGAACAGCTCATGGTGGAGAAGGGCCTCTCGGGCTCCATAGTCTTCTCCCCCGAGGGATGGCGTCAGACTGAGATGGGCCGGTCGCTTTCACGACACCCGCTCATCAACTATCGGCAGCAGGGACAATGTCCCAAACTTGAGCCCCCCGCTTTTCCCGAAGTCGATGACAAGAGACCCCTGGCTGGGATCAAGGTTGTCGAATTGGTCCGCATTATAGCAGGGACAGCCGCCGGTGCCGCCCTTGCCTCAATGGGTGCCGAGGTTATCCGTGTCAACTCGTCTAAACTCAAGGACTATACGCCGGCGCAGCCTTCCTCACTGATGGCTGGCAAGATCACCATCGACCTGGACCTAGACGAACCCGCTGACCACGGGAAACTGATCCGTCTCTTTGAGCAAGCCGATGTCATCCTGCAGGGATACCGACTGCGTTCTCTCGAGCGCCGTGGTTTTGGGTTGCAAGCTGCACTGAGAATGGCAAACAAGCGGGGCAAAGGCATCATCTACGTGGACGAGAACTGTTACGGGCCTGATGGATATTATGCAGAGCGACCTGGTTGGCAGCAAGTTGCGGACGCAGCAGCTGGATCATCATATGTCATGGGTCAGTCCTTTAGTTATCCGCCAGGTCAAGGCGTGCTGCCCAGCCTGCCCATATCGGACATGTCAACAGGCATCCTGACTGCTCTTACCATCATGTGCGCTCTTCGAGACCGCGCTAAGTTCGGAGGCTCGTACCATGGCCATTCCTCTCTTACGGCCTATAACATGGTTACACTAGACCCAGACGTCCGGCTGTATCAACGAGAGATTGTTAGGAAGATTAACGACAAGTACCAATTTCCCGCTTGGTCTAGCGATGCACATGTGGCTCCACTGTACTATTCAGTCTTGGACGCGTGGGACGAACACAGCGACCTGATCAAAAATGAGAAATACTATGTGCACTTCTCGAATTCAGTATTTGGCAGCGATCTACGAGTCCTAGCACCGGTTGTGCGATATGCTGAGCAGGAATACTCCCCTAGGTGGAAAAGTCCACCTGTGCCCTTCTGTCACCATCAATTTACAGACTTCTCACAGGCCTAA
- a CDS encoding uncharacterized protein (COG:I;~EggNog:ENOG410PV30;~InterPro:IPR006176,IPR006108,IPR036291,IPR008927, IPR013328;~PFAM:PF02737,PF00725;~TransMembrane:1 (i7-25o);~go_function: GO:0003857 - 3-hydroxyacyl-CoA dehydrogenase activity [Evidence IEA];~go_function: GO:0016491 - oxidoreductase activity [Evidence IEA];~go_process: GO:0006631 - fatty acid metabolic process [Evidence IEA];~go_process: GO:0055114 - oxidation-reduction process [Evidence IEA]), producing MPHEIRTVAIVGCGVIGMGWATLFLSQGLKVIVTDPAKGAREALERYLDQARPFFERHGDFEQLASNYEFVSDIVPRLVEADFVQENGPEHQEFKKVLMTTLDERTRPGVVIASSSSGLPSSAFIQQCKRDPSRILIGHPFNPPHLIPLVEVVPHPGTSEQSVSATMRFYQSLGKRPILVHHEVPGFISNRLQAAINNEAYSLISRGIVSAEDLDLAVTQGPGLRWALTGPVATNALGGGGGPDGFVRSIERLGPSIRAWEDDILEHRFDWSEEKLSTLQDKVKQWLGGIDWSNLVEERDSTLMQLLAAKSKTASM from the exons ATGCCACATGAGATACGTACCGTTGCCATTGTTGGTTGCGGCGTAATTGGTATGGGCTGGGCCACTCTGTTCCTCTCCCAGGGCTTGAAGGTCATTGTCACCGATCCTGCAAAGGGGGCCAGGGAGGCCCTCGAACGCTACCTAGATCAGGCGAGGCCGTTCTTCGAGAGACATGGAGATTTTGAGCAGCTCGCCTCGAATTATGAGTTTGTTAGCGATATCGTACCGAGATTGGTTGAAGCAGACTTTGTTCAAGAG AATGGACCAGAACATCAAGAGTTCAAGAAAGTGCTTATGACGACACTGGATGAGCGCACTAGACCAGGTGTTGTGATtgcatcgtcttcatccggTCTACCGTCCTCGGCATTCATTCAGCAATGTAAGCGAGATCCGAGCCGCATACTCATCGGCCACCCATTCAACCCGCCTCATTTGATACCGTTGGTTGAGGTTGTGCCTCATCCCGGAACTAGCGAGCAATCTGTCTCGGCCACAATGAGGTTCTACCAGTCGCTCGGGAAAAGACCCATTCTGGTACATCACGAGGTCCCCGGGTTCATATCAAATCGACTCCAGGCCGCAATCAACAACGAAGCATACAGTCTCATTAGCCGTGGCATTGTCTCAGCTGAAGACCTCGATCTGGCGGTTACCCAAGGGCCCGGCCTTCGCTGGGCCCTCACAGGTCCAGTCGCTACTAATGCGCttggcgggggaggcggaCCGGACGGCTTTGTGCGAAGTATTGAACGGCTGGGGCCATCCATCCGAGCCTGGGAGGACGATATACTAGAGCATAGGTTTGACTGGAGTGAGGAAAAGTTGTCCACGCTGCAGGATAAAGTCAAGCAGTGGCTGGGGGGCATTGACTGGTCCAatctggtggaggagagagacTCGACCCTAATGCAACTGCTTGCAGCGAAGAGCAAAACAGCTTCTATGTGA
- a CDS encoding alpha/beta hydrolase (CAZy:CE10;~COG:V;~EggNog:ENOG410PVCQ;~InterPro:IPR029058,IPR013094;~MEROPS:MER0043146;~PFAM:PF07859;~go_function: GO:0016787 - hydrolase activity [Evidence IEA]), which translates to MHYLDPHNASFAAAIVDEPAPHQLGIMKGREALEILQKQAAAPDILTEEFQVPGRCGPTSVTVVRPKSLVRKPIPMVFYTHGGGWILGSPASFAPLLEDLARRTGAAVVFPYYTPAPEKKFPFQFEQTYEVLDYVIRHGRERNLLVGSIALAGDSVGAHMAIAMIQMALERSLPAEIAHVVLFYPVTDTHRKLKSYETFKDGPFLLADTMDWMIHTFIPEKEDRETPLASPLSFLSDDILSRFPPTTIFLSAVDPLRDEGLVFGERLQKAGVDAAVMTAEGQMHAFVLLKGIRESPTARAVMDLSALRLRAALFSPP; encoded by the exons ATGCATTACCTCGACCCGCACAATGCCTCGTTTGCCGCCGCAATCGTTGACGAGCCAGCTCCTCACCAGCTAGGCATAATGAAGGGCCGCGAGGCTCTAGAAATTCTGCAGAAGcaggcagcagcaccggaTATTTTGACTGAAGAATTTCAAGTTCCTGGGAGATGCGGGCCAACCAGTGTGACGGTAGTCAGGCCCAAGTCCCTGGTAAGGAAACCGATTCCTATGGTCTTTTACACTCATGGTGGCGGCTGGATACTGGGCAG CCCAGCGTCCTTTGCGCCTCTATTAGAAGACTTAGCTCGACGAACCGGAGCTGCGGTAGTGTTCCCATATTATACGCCCGCACCGGAAAAGAAGTTTCCTTTTCAGTTCGAACAGACTTACGAAGTTCTCGACTACGTGATCCGCCACGGACGCGAGCGTAACCTGCTGGTCGGGTCAATCGCCCTCGCCGGAGACAGTGTCGGAG CTCACATGGCCATCGCCATGATACAAATGGCTTTGGAGCGAAGTCTCCCGGCTGAGATCGCCCACGTAGTCCTCTTCTACCCTGTCACAGATACGCACAGGAAATTGAAATCCTACGAGACATTCAAAGACGGACCATTCCTGCTGGCGGATAcgatggattggatgatcCATACATTTATAcctgagaaggaggacagAGAGACGCCACTGGCATCCCCACTGTCCTTCCTCTCGGACGACATTTTGTCCCGGTTCCCACCGACTACTATCTTCCTCTCAGCTGTTGACCCGCTCCGTGATGAAGGATTAGTATTTGGCGAGAGGCTTCAGAAAGCAGGGGTGGACGCAGCTGTGATGACGGCCGAAGGCCAGATGCACGCTTTCGTACTTCTGAAAGGCATCCGGGAGTCGCCTACTGCCCGAGCGGTAATGGATTTGAGCGCCTTGAGATTACGTGCAGCTCTTTTCTCCCCGCCATGA
- a CDS encoding uncharacterized protein (COG:C;~EggNog:ENOG410PKDH;~InterPro:IPR023210,IPR036812;~PFAM:PF00248) gives MVKSLRFADGVEVPVPGFGAMGISFALGNNLSYDEAEPVLLKALELGCTFWDTAVSYGAGINEEILGDFIRKHNCRDKIFLASKCGIAAFEDGRVTNSASHIRTYIEGTIERLGFTPDLYYLHRIDPNTTLEESIPALDSLRREGKTKYIGLSECSAATLRKSNSLARIDAVQAEYSAFETLHESDCLISTARELGIAYVAYGPLGHGWLVDDFPYLTPDDFELNDYRRQIPKFQGENFYANKRIVDGFKELASRKRCTLPQISLAWVAAQGLISIPGTTKPGRLEENWRSREIEFTDEELNHMRAIVDSLKPRGDRYNEVAAKDIGN, from the exons ATGGTCAAGTCACTTCGCTTCGCCGACGGCGTGGAAGTGCCGGTGCCCGGTTTCGGTGCGATGGGCATCAGCTTTGCTCTCGGTAATAATCTGAGCTATGATGAGGCTGAACCTGTACTACTCAAAGCTCTGGAGTTGGGTTGTACATTTTGGGATACTGCC GTTTCCTACGGTGCAGGCATCAATGAGGAGATATTGGGCGATTTTATCAGGAAGCACAATTGCCGCGACAAAATTTTTC TTGCATCCAAATGCGGTATTGCTGCCTTCGAAGACGGCAGAGTCACCAACTCGGCCTCGCATATTCGAACATATATAGAGGGAACCATCGAGAGGCTTGGCTTCACGCCGGACCTGTACTATCTACATCGCATCGATCCGA ATACAACACTCGAAGAATCTATACCCGCACTTGATTCGCTTCGCAGGGAAGGCAAAACAAAGTATATTGGGCTGTCGGAATGCTCGGCTGCAACGTTGCGGAAGTCAAATTCAT TAGCCAGAATCGACGCCGTGCAAGCAGAGTATTCTGCCTTCGAGACTCTCCACGAGTCCGATTGTCTTATCTCGACCGCTCGCGAGCTCGGCATCGCATACGTAGCTTACGGTCCGCTTGGCCATGGATGGTTGGTTGACGACTTTCCTTATCTAACCCCAGACGACTTCGAGCTCAACGACTACCGGCGCCAAA TCCCAAAGTTCCAAGGCGAAAACTTCTACGCCAACAAAAGGATTGTTGATGGGTTCAAAGAACTTGCCTCGCGCAAGAGGTGCACTTTACCACAGATTTCCCTTGCATGGGTGGCAGCTCAGGGTTTGATTTCGATTCCAGGAACGACAAAACCGGGGCGTCTCGAAGAGAACTGGCGTTCGAGGGAGATAGAATTCACGGATGAAGAGCTTAATCATATGCGCGCCATCGTCGACTCTTTGAAGCCGCGGGGTGATCGCTATAATGAGGTCGCGGCAAAGGATATTGGAAATTAA
- the ARG1 gene encoding argininosuccinate synthase (BUSCO:EOG09262A8G;~COG:E;~EggNog:ENOG410PJQI;~InterPro:IPR001518,IPR023434,IPR024074,IPR018223, IPR014729;~PFAM:PF00764;~go_function: GO:0004055 - argininosuccinate synthase activity [Evidence IEA];~go_function: GO:0005524 - ATP binding [Evidence IEA];~go_process: GO:0006526 - arginine biosynthetic process [Evidence IEA]), protein MASEKPRVCLAYSGGLDTSCILRWLIEEGYDVVCFLGNVGQEEDWAAVEAKALKIGAKKMIIEDLRREFITELCFPAIQCNAIYEGRYLLGTSLARPVIARAQMRAAQREGCQFVSHGATGKGNDQVRFELAFYAIQPSIKVIAPWRDPKFFKRFAGRNDLLDYAAQTGIPVTSTKAKPWSMDANSAHCSYEAGVLEDPNHTPPADMWTMTADPMTAPNEPTDLTIHFEQGVPTKLVTPEKEYTDPVELFYTLNKIGFTHGVGRIDIVENRFIGLKSRGCYDSPAMTILRDAHLDLEGLVLDGQVRALRDQFVTHNWSIQLYNGYYFSPEREFIENSLKFSQRRVNGEVRLRCYKGHVYILGRSSSTEKLYSEQEASMDSLDDFEPTDTTGFVAIQTIRLKKYGLQKAEEGESLSRA, encoded by the exons ATGGCCTCTGAAAAGCCCCGTGTCTGTCTGGCCTACTCCG GCGGTCTTGACACCAGCTGCATTCTGCGCTGGCTCATCG AGGAGGGCTACGATGTCGTCTGCTTCCTCGGCAATGTCGGCCAGGAGGAGGACTGGGCCGCTGTCGAGGCCAAGGCTCTCAAGATCGgtgcgaagaagatgatcatcGAGGACTTGCGCCGTGAATTCATCACCGAGCTTTGCTTCCCCGCCATCC AGTGCAATGCCATCTACGAGGGTCGCTACCTTCTCGGTACCAGCTTGGCTCGCCCTGTGATTGCCCGCGCTCAGATGCGCGCTGCTCAGCGTGAAGGCTGCCAGTTCGTCTCCCACGGTGCCACCGGCAAGGGTAACGACCAGGTCCGTTTCGAACTCGCTTTCTACGCCATCCAGCCCTCCATCAAGGTCATTGCCCCCTGGCGTGACCCTAAGTTCTTCAAGCGTTTCGCTGGTCGCAACGATCTGCTTGACTACGCCGCCCAGACCGGCATCCCCGTTACTTCCACCAAG GCTAAGCCCTGGTCCATGG ACGCCAACTCCGCCCACTGCAGTTACGAGGCTG GTGTCCTGGAGGACCCTAACCACACTCCCCCCGCTGACATGTGGACCATGACCGCCGACCCTATGACCGCTCCCAACGAGCCCACCGACCTCACCATCCACTTCGAGCAGGGTGTTCCCACCAAGCTTGTCACTCCCGAGAAGGAGTACACCGACCCCGTTGAGCTTTTCTACACCCTCAACAAGATCGGTTTCACCCACGGTGTTGGCCGTATTGACATTGTCGAGAACCGTTTCATCGGTCTTAAGAGCCGTGGCTGCTACGACT CCCCCGCCATGACCATCCTCCGCGATGCCCACCTTGACCTCGAGGGTCTGGTCCTGGACGGCCAGGTCCGCGCCCTGCGTGACCAGTTCGTCACCCACAACTGGTCCATCCAGCTCTACAACGGATA CTACTTCAGCCCTGAGCGTGAGTTCATCGAGAACAGTCTCAAGTTCTCCCAGCGC CGCGTCAACGGTGAGGTCCGTCTCCGCTGCTACAAGGGCCACGTCTACATCCTCGGTCGCTCTTCCAGCACCGAGAAGCTCTACTCCGAGCAGGAGGCCTCCATGGACTCCCTGGACGACTTTGAGCCCACCGACACCACCGGCTTCGTTGCCATCCAGACTATCCG TCTGAAGAAGTACGGTCTCCagaaggccgaggagggCGAGTCCCTCAGCCGTGCATGA